Genomic DNA from Gimesia aquarii:
TTTCAAGATATGTTGCAAATGGTATTTGAGCATACATTGATTTCATAACGTCTGGTGGCGTTAATTGGTCTTCACTTCCGACGATGACTAAAGTAGGAACTTGTATCTCGGACATCATATGAGTGTAATCTTTTCGTTCTGCCATTCCACGTTGGCTGGCAGCAATTCCTTCACGGTCCGTCGATTCAATCGTCTCAATAAGACTTTTGGCTATCTCAGGTTGATCACGTTGAGAAGACTCGCTAATTAGATTTGGAACCATAGACGATGCAATTGATTTTGATCCGTGTTTCAGCACAAGGTCAACCATTTTTAATCGATTGTTGATGCCTTCCTCTGAGTCCGAACCCGGACGTGTATCACAAAGAATGAATGCACGTAAACGCTGCGGGAATTTTTTCCAAAATTCCCAGGCGATATACCCTCCCATGGAAAGACCACAAAAAATGATTGGCTCTGCAAAGTTCAGCTGATTCAGTAAAGTATTCAAGTCCTCAGCATGTTGTTCCATTGTGACAGTTCCATAAGTCACTTCGGAATGTCCAAAACCACGTAAGTCAGGAGCGAGTACTGTGAAGTCCTTTTTAAAATATTCTGTTTGTGCCTGCCACATTTTGTGATCTAATGGAAATCCATGAACAAAGAGCAGCGGGGGGCCTGCCCCCTCCTTGAGTACATTCATTTTGATCGTATTGACATTTATCTCAACGAACTGGTGACGCATTCGTCTATCCTTTTGTATGCATCGAGAAAAAATTGATTTGTAATAATCAACAAAGAACGAAGATAAGCTTTTTGAATTAACTGCTTATTGAACCTGAGTCAAAGCACGGGTGATACCCTGTTCTAAGGATTCTTTAGGCTCAGAATCAACATTCCATACGATTTTCCCATCAGGTCCGATCACCCATACTTGCGGAATAAAATCTGCATTGAAAGCAATGAGCGTATCGAGAGCTCCGTATCCGTTTGACCAAGTAATCCCGGTTTCTTCGAGCCACTGTTGAATTGCAGGGAGCATTTCTTCACCTTCAGCAGTGAGCCCAATGAAGACGACATCCTGGTCTTTGAATTTTTGGTACGTTTCGACGATGTGAGGCGCTTGTAGTCGACAAGGTAAACACCAGGTTGCCCAGGCATCTACGACGATGACTTTGCCTTTCAGATTGCCTTTTTGATAAGGGTCGCCGTTTACCCAGCCTGCGGCTTGAATGGGAGGAGCGGTTTTTCCTACCTTTAATTCCGCACGGTTACTCGTTGCTTGAGGTGTA
This window encodes:
- a CDS encoding alpha/beta fold hydrolase; its protein translation is MRHQFVEINVNTIKMNVLKEGAGPPLLFVHGFPLDHKMWQAQTEYFKKDFTVLAPDLRGFGHSEVTYGTVTMEQHAEDLNTLLNQLNFAEPIIFCGLSMGGYIAWEFWKKFPQRLRAFILCDTRPGSDSEEGINNRLKMVDLVLKHGSKSIASSMVPNLISESSQRDQPEIAKSLIETIESTDREGIAASQRGMAERKDYTHMMSEIQVPTLVIVGSEDQLTPPDVMKSMYAQIPFATYLEIPNAGHMAPMEAPCAVNQGIEDFLNSC
- a CDS encoding TlpA family protein disulfide reductase produces the protein MANQSVKKDFLLALALVVAGTILFSAWFGFKILGTPQATSNRAELKVGKTAPPIQAAGWVNGDPYQKGNLKGKVIVVDAWATWCLPCRLQAPHIVETYQKFKDQDVVFIGLTAEGEEMLPAIQQWLEETGITWSNGYGALDTLIAFNADFIPQVWVIGPDGKIVWNVDSEPKESLEQGITRALTQVQ